One genomic region from Candidatus Curtissbacteria bacterium encodes:
- the topA gene encoding type I DNA topoisomerase — protein MKNLVIVESPTKARTLSQFLGKDYEITASMGHVRDLPRGEFGVDVEKNFEPKYVIPKEKIKAVNVLAKDAEKAEHLFLATDPDREGEAIAWNLLKVIEEKSKKKKKYDYKRVVFHEITKDAVLEAFENSRQIDADLVEAQQGRRVLDRLVGYKLSPLLWKKVKSGLSAGRVQSVALRLVVDREREIEAFKAVEYWLVDVELETRNQKPETFSASLLKIGEEKAEVGSGEAAKGIVEDLEKALYKVLEVKSKDAKKYPNPPFTTSTLQQSAASRLGYTPKRTMRLAQDLYEHGLITYMRTDSVNLSPKAVDAARKFIGEKFGKEYLPAVARKYKVKSRLAQEAHEAIRPTNVSQTGDQLKVPSNDHKKLYDLIWKRMVVSQMAEAIVAETTVDIEAKGNKTYVLRATGQEIKFDGWYKVYDKPPVEDQVLPDLKDGEDLSLVKVNSEQKFTEPPARYSEATLIKDLEKHDIGRPSTYAPTISTLYERAYIERLEGKRIAPTPVAKTAVDFLVEYFPHIVDLKFTAEMENDLDKIAQGEEQMPKVMAKFWGPFEKQVEKVAEKAEKMKVEVEETDEKCEKCGKPMVIRYGRFGKFMACSGFPECKNTKTLAAPTGMICPDDGGEVIIKKTRRGRTFWGCANYPKCKFASWTKPDLPVNLPEEKAKEGARGASQ, from the coding sequence ATGAAGAATTTAGTAATTGTAGAATCGCCGACTAAGGCAAGGACTCTTTCCCAGTTTTTGGGTAAGGATTACGAGATTACCGCATCGATGGGACACGTGCGGGATCTTCCTCGTGGAGAATTTGGTGTAGATGTAGAGAAAAACTTTGAACCTAAATATGTAATTCCAAAGGAAAAGATAAAGGCGGTGAATGTTCTTGCTAAGGATGCAGAAAAGGCAGAGCACTTATTTCTTGCGACCGACCCGGACCGTGAGGGAGAAGCAATTGCGTGGAACTTGCTTAAGGTAATCGAAGAAAAAAGCAAGAAAAAGAAAAAATATGATTACAAAAGGGTGGTGTTTCATGAAATTACAAAAGACGCGGTCTTGGAGGCGTTTGAGAACTCACGTCAGATAGATGCGGATTTGGTAGAAGCGCAGCAAGGAAGAAGAGTTCTTGATCGCTTGGTAGGTTACAAACTCTCGCCGCTTTTATGGAAGAAGGTAAAAAGTGGTTTGTCTGCCGGTCGAGTGCAGTCCGTTGCGCTTCGGTTGGTTGTTGACAGAGAAAGAGAAATTGAAGCTTTCAAAGCCGTTGAGTATTGGCTTGTCGATGTCGAACTAGAAACTAGAAACCAGAAACCAGAAACGTTCTCAGCTTCCTTATTGAAGATAGGTGAAGAAAAGGCGGAAGTGGGTAGTGGCGAGGCGGCAAAAGGAATTGTCGAAGATCTTGAAAAAGCTCTTTACAAAGTTTTGGAAGTTAAATCTAAAGACGCCAAAAAATATCCGAACCCTCCTTTTACAACTTCGACTTTGCAGCAGAGTGCGGCAAGCAGACTTGGTTACACACCAAAGCGGACGATGAGGCTTGCCCAAGATCTTTACGAACATGGGCTAATAACTTACATGAGAACAGATTCAGTGAATTTATCTCCAAAAGCAGTCGATGCCGCGCGAAAATTTATTGGAGAGAAATTTGGAAAAGAATACTTGCCTGCAGTTGCGAGAAAATACAAGGTGAAATCGCGTTTGGCACAAGAAGCACATGAGGCGATTAGGCCCACGAATGTAAGCCAAACTGGTGATCAATTAAAAGTCCCGAGCAATGATCATAAAAAACTTTATGATCTTATCTGGAAGAGGATGGTTGTTTCGCAAATGGCAGAAGCAATTGTTGCGGAAACAACTGTAGACATAGAAGCAAAAGGAAACAAGACTTATGTACTTCGTGCGACGGGCCAGGAGATCAAGTTCGACGGTTGGTACAAAGTTTATGACAAACCCCCGGTTGAAGATCAGGTTTTGCCGGATCTTAAAGACGGTGAGGATTTGAGTTTGGTTAAGGTAAATAGTGAGCAGAAGTTTACAGAGCCACCCGCAAGGTATTCGGAAGCGACCTTGATTAAAGATTTGGAAAAGCACGACATTGGTAGACCTTCTACATACGCGCCAACGATTTCGACGCTTTATGAACGGGCATATATCGAAAGGTTGGAAGGAAAGAGAATTGCGCCAACACCTGTTGCTAAAACGGCAGTCGATTTTCTGGTTGAGTATTTTCCGCACATTGTTGATTTAAAGTTCACAGCAGAAATGGAAAATGACTTGGACAAAATAGCTCAAGGCGAAGAGCAAATGCCAAAAGTGATGGCGAAGTTCTGGGGACCTTTCGAAAAGCAGGTAGAAAAGGTCGCGGAAAAAGCAGAGAAGATGAAAGTGGAAGTTGAGGAGACGGATGAGAAATGTGAAAAGTGTGGGAAGCCAATGGTAATAAGGTATGGAAGGTTCGGAAAGTTTATGGCATGTAGTGGATTTCCGGAATGTAAGAATACTAAAACGTTGGCGGCGCCAACCGGTATGATTTGTCCCGACGATGGTGGGGAAGTAATTATCAAAAAGACGAGACGCGGCAGAACTTTTTGGGGATGTGCCAATTACCCGAAGTGTAAGTTTGCGTCTTGGACTAAACCGGATTTGCCTGTGAATTTACCCGAGGAAAAAGCAAAAGAGGGAGCCCGCGGGGCTTCACAATAA
- the dcd gene encoding dCTP deaminase: MPKKSNSTDRIKRGLKSKASERVMVVSRDDLFSDDIWNGLKTENLQKYIKVVSTKHKFLPRAQVEVDPSWKQIIPYLVFENGKKIFVMRRKADHSDLRLANLYSIGIGGHINKKDINGGGILNWAKREFEEEVDYKGKYKAQIIGVLNHDANDVGMVHAGLVIKVTGDSDEIAVRDEHKSGEMVPIEEAGRYYKQMETWSQIIYDYLREGEEPTLRRDGGGDNFSGILPDWVIEKYIREGTIKITPLERNWQDNIDQVSMDFHLGTNLKLFRGGTYRFVDTRKGLPEDAMEEVNLNEGDPFILEPGAFAIASTKEVLKLPPNILGRLEGKSSLARLGILVHSTAARFDPGWNGAPVLELGNLGPKPAILYCGMSICAFTFEKIGAPVKMPYEGSRSDRYSGSTSAVASKIHEASNNKSDKS, from the coding sequence ATGCCAAAAAAGTCTAATTCCACGGACAGAATAAAACGGGGATTAAAAAGCAAAGCGAGCGAACGAGTGATGGTTGTTTCTCGCGACGATTTATTCTCTGATGATATTTGGAATGGTCTAAAAACAGAAAATCTTCAAAAATATATAAAAGTTGTTTCCACAAAACATAAGTTTTTACCGAGAGCTCAAGTCGAGGTAGACCCTTCTTGGAAACAGATCATTCCTTATTTAGTTTTTGAAAACGGCAAGAAAATTTTTGTAATGAGAAGAAAAGCGGATCATTCGGATCTTCGTCTTGCAAATCTTTATTCAATAGGTATCGGTGGACACATTAACAAAAAAGATATCAATGGAGGTGGGATTTTAAATTGGGCAAAGAGAGAGTTTGAGGAAGAGGTTGATTATAAAGGCAAATATAAAGCGCAAATTATTGGTGTTCTTAATCATGACGCGAATGATGTTGGAATGGTCCATGCGGGCTTGGTGATAAAGGTTACGGGAGACAGTGACGAGATAGCGGTCCGCGACGAACACAAGTCAGGTGAAATGGTCCCGATCGAGGAAGCGGGAAGATACTACAAACAAATGGAAACATGGTCGCAAATTATTTACGACTATTTAAGAGAAGGCGAAGAACCAACTCTTAGAAGAGATGGAGGCGGTGATAATTTTTCTGGAATTTTGCCGGATTGGGTAATTGAGAAATATATAAGGGAAGGAACTATCAAGATAACTCCTTTAGAGCGGAACTGGCAGGATAATATCGACCAGGTTTCGATGGATTTTCATCTTGGAACTAATTTGAAATTATTCCGCGGAGGAACTTACAGATTTGTTGATACCAGGAAGGGTTTGCCGGAAGACGCGATGGAAGAAGTTAATTTAAACGAGGGCGACCCCTTTATTTTGGAACCGGGGGCATTTGCAATCGCTTCGACAAAAGAAGTTTTAAAACTACCCCCGAACATTTTGGGAAGGTTGGAGGGAAAAAGTTCGCTAGCAAGGCTCGGAATTTTGGTTCATTCAACAGCTGCCAGATTCGATCCGGGTTGGAACGGGGCACCAGTTTTGGAGCTTGGCAATTTGGGACCAAAACCCGCAATACTTTATTGTGGAATGTCGATTTGCGCCTTTACTTTTGAAAAGATAGGCGCGCCGGTAAAGATGCCATATGAGGGTAGCAGGTCAGATAGGTATTCTGGGTCAACGAGTGCTGTTGCTTCCAAGATTCACGAAGCTTCTAATAACAAAAGTGACAAAAGCTAG
- a CDS encoding FAD-dependent thymidylate synthase codes for MNLPVEKFTKEEAWYIEPFFTNLDKNIFAAKYLPSEILGALASRYSRSAKGVRRLFFDEYIKPILESDLEGADKKSVHEAEVMKKQLVSFVEYLHTHGGWEAVVNSTRARAFFSKWLAAYGDDSIAQMAGAHVFYENVSNVATQFLEDFRIGFAPLEKSTRYVLFDRKVGGKWLYYVDPDLAKSEYGAEYIRLLNMLFIRYADSIAPLSKYLRKIFPQEKDQTDRAYAETIKAKTCDVLRSYLPAATLTNVGFFGVGQSFEYVLTKAYASPIAELRQLAKDSQTELNKVIPSLVERASSPRGKIYQKYVKDTDREIEKITEKYINNVILSETKDLKKDSSPSVQNDNSVELVEWDNDAEDKIIASILYKYAKTGYKSIKDQVSGMDAKQKMGIIKKVVGGRQVRQHRLVRALENTYYKFDIVANFGAYRDLHRHRMLTQERQRFTTELGYDIPHDLVMSKLHKPYVDAAEKINKFYKKVSKKYLDQAQYVVMMGNRVRWYQWENLRELGWEAELRTGPQGHPDYRVIEHRKVEAVKNIHPTLIEALKFVDFNQYDLARRESEKRIDRKLGNTK; via the coding sequence ATGAATTTACCAGTCGAAAAGTTTACGAAAGAGGAGGCTTGGTATATCGAGCCTTTTTTTACGAATTTAGATAAAAATATTTTTGCCGCCAAATACTTACCGAGCGAAATTTTAGGTGCGCTTGCGTCTAGATATAGCAGGAGCGCAAAAGGCGTAAGGAGATTATTTTTCGACGAATACATTAAGCCGATTCTGGAATCGGATCTTGAGGGTGCCGACAAGAAGTCCGTCCATGAAGCTGAGGTGATGAAAAAGCAGCTGGTTTCTTTTGTCGAATACTTACATACACATGGTGGATGGGAAGCCGTTGTAAACAGCACGAGGGCAAGGGCGTTTTTCAGTAAATGGTTGGCTGCATACGGAGACGATTCGATCGCGCAGATGGCAGGAGCGCACGTATTTTACGAAAATGTTTCCAATGTCGCGACGCAATTTTTAGAAGATTTCCGAATTGGATTCGCGCCACTGGAAAAATCAACGCGATACGTTTTGTTCGACCGGAAGGTTGGTGGCAAGTGGCTCTATTATGTTGATCCGGATCTTGCCAAGTCGGAGTATGGCGCGGAGTATATAAGACTTCTCAATATGCTTTTTATACGGTATGCGGATTCTATCGCGCCGCTTTCTAAATATCTAAGAAAAATCTTCCCTCAAGAAAAAGATCAAACGGATCGCGCATACGCAGAAACAATAAAAGCAAAAACGTGTGACGTTTTGCGCAGTTATCTGCCGGCTGCGACTTTAACTAATGTTGGCTTTTTTGGTGTTGGGCAATCTTTTGAATACGTTTTAACGAAGGCTTATGCTTCGCCGATCGCGGAGCTAAGACAACTGGCGAAAGATTCGCAGACGGAACTCAACAAAGTGATTCCGTCTTTAGTTGAAAGAGCTTCGAGTCCGAGAGGTAAGATTTATCAGAAATATGTTAAAGACACAGATCGTGAAATCGAGAAAATAACGGAAAAATATATCAACAATGTCATCCTGAGTGAAACGAAGGATCTCAAAAAAGATTCTTCGCCTTCGGTTCAGAATGACAACTCGGTGGAATTGGTTGAGTGGGATAACGATGCAGAAGACAAGATTATCGCGAGCATTCTTTATAAATATGCAAAGACAGGGTACAAGAGTATCAAGGATCAAGTGTCAGGAATGGATGCGAAACAGAAGATGGGGATCATCAAAAAAGTGGTTGGCGGCAGACAGGTAAGACAGCATAGACTCGTAAGAGCTTTAGAAAACACTTATTACAAATTCGATATCGTTGCCAACTTTGGCGCTTATCGCGATTTGCATCGTCACAGGATGTTGACGCAGGAAAGACAGAGGTTTACGACAGAGTTGGGTTATGACATTCCACACGATTTAGTTATGTCGAAACTGCACAAGCCCTATGTTGACGCTGCGGAAAAGATAAATAAGTTTTATAAAAAAGTTTCCAAGAAATATCTAGATCAAGCGCAGTACGTTGTGATGATGGGGAATAGGGTGCGCTGGTACCAGTGGGAGAATTTAAGGGAGCTTGGTTGGGAGGCGGAACTGAGGACTGGCCCGCAAGGCCATCCGGATTATCGCGTGATAGAGCATAGGAAAGTAGAAGCAGTTAAAAATATTCACCCAACCTTGATTGAAGCTTTAAAGTTTGTAGACTTTAATCAATACGACCTCGCCCGTCGGGAAAGTGAAAAAAGAATAGACAGAAAATTAGGGAACACAAAATGA
- a CDS encoding nucleoside 2-deoxyribosyltransferase produces the protein MKIYFAAAVTGGRDYEDYNKDIAKILTGLGHNILSEHVVGFELQKVFRKKAEASGNFSKYISSHNKKLMDRADVIVAECSQGSLGTGFEICYCAYVRKIPAICLRHEKAPGKASSTIFGDSSRLIKSYFYNDKNLEEVLTKAIGKIKG, from the coding sequence ATGAAGATCTACTTTGCGGCAGCAGTTACAGGAGGGAGAGATTACGAAGATTACAATAAAGATATTGCAAAGATCCTTACTGGCTTAGGTCATAATATTCTTTCGGAACACGTTGTGGGTTTTGAGCTGCAGAAAGTTTTCAGGAAAAAAGCAGAAGCCTCCGGAAATTTTTCAAAATATATTTCTTCTCACAACAAAAAGTTGATGGATAGGGCAGACGTCATTGTCGCGGAATGTTCGCAAGGAAGTTTGGGAACCGGATTTGAAATTTGTTACTGCGCATACGTTAGAAAAATTCCGGCAATTTGCTTAAGGCACGAAAAAGCGCCAGGCAAAGCGTCCTCCACAATTTTTGGAGATTCATCCCGCTTAATAAAATCCTATTTCTATAACGACAAAAACCTAGAAGAAGTTTTAACTAAGGCAATTGGCAAGATTAAGGGTTGA
- the rpsB gene encoding 30S ribosomal protein S2 translates to MSNIPSMQDLLEAGVHFGHQVRRWNPKMRDYIFTARDGVHVIDLEKTYQKLEEACEYVKKVGTEGGKILFLASKKQARTIIIEEAVRCGANYMTERWIGGLLTNWEQTSKNIKKLNDLKLKREAGEFNEMTKRERGLIDLEIAKLERFYGGVVDLTQVPDAIYIVDVRKEENAAKEAVKREVPVVAIADTNANLDLVTYPIPGNDDAIKAIRIITAAVADAFLEGRQVFEKKSIKEKLDQEKAAEKEKKAAEMAENKSSGTMNKNIL, encoded by the coding sequence ATGAGTAATATTCCATCAATGCAGGATTTGCTGGAAGCCGGAGTTCACTTCGGTCATCAAGTACGTCGTTGGAACCCCAAAATGAGGGATTATATTTTTACGGCAAGAGATGGCGTGCATGTGATCGATCTTGAGAAAACTTACCAGAAACTGGAAGAGGCCTGTGAGTATGTTAAGAAAGTCGGTACAGAAGGCGGAAAGATTTTATTTCTTGCTTCCAAAAAACAAGCAAGGACAATAATTATCGAAGAAGCTGTCAGGTGTGGCGCCAACTATATGACGGAAAGGTGGATCGGTGGTCTACTCACAAACTGGGAACAAACTAGCAAGAACATTAAGAAGTTAAACGATCTTAAATTGAAAAGAGAAGCGGGAGAATTTAACGAAATGACGAAAAGAGAAAGAGGGTTGATAGATTTGGAAATTGCCAAGCTTGAGAGGTTTTATGGTGGGGTTGTCGATTTAACTCAAGTTCCAGACGCAATTTATATCGTCGATGTTAGAAAAGAAGAAAACGCTGCAAAAGAAGCAGTTAAGCGAGAAGTTCCTGTTGTTGCAATTGCAGACACTAATGCTAATCTGGATTTAGTAACGTATCCGATTCCGGGAAACGATGACGCGATTAAGGCAATAAGAATAATCACGGCAGCTGTAGCTGATGCATTTCTTGAAGGAAGACAGGTTTTTGAAAAGAAAAGCATTAAGGAAAAATTAGATCAAGAAAAAGCGGCAGAAAAGGAAAAGAAAGCTGCTGAAATGGCGGAGAATAAATCTAGCGGAACTATGAATAAGAATATTCTTTGA
- the tsf gene encoding translation elongation factor Ts — MSIDIDQIKKLREKTGVGIADCRKALEEAGGDLKKAEELLESWGIDKAASKSDRAVGAGAIETYIHSGGKVGSMVEINSETDFVARTDEFKQLAHEVAMQVAAMDPKDVEELLEQEYIRDSSKKIADLVKETIAKVGENIVIKRFMRFELGQ; from the coding sequence ATGAGTATCGACATAGATCAAATAAAAAAACTTAGAGAAAAGACAGGGGTTGGGATCGCTGATTGTCGCAAGGCGCTAGAAGAGGCCGGTGGCGATCTTAAGAAGGCAGAAGAGCTTTTGGAGAGTTGGGGAATTGATAAGGCAGCTTCGAAATCTGACCGAGCTGTTGGCGCTGGTGCAATTGAAACCTACATTCATTCTGGTGGTAAAGTTGGTTCGATGGTCGAGATTAACTCTGAGACTGACTTTGTAGCAAGGACAGACGAGTTTAAACAACTCGCCCACGAAGTTGCGATGCAAGTTGCCGCAATGGACCCGAAAGACGTCGAAGAACTTTTAGAGCAGGAATATATTCGTGACTCTTCCAAAAAGATCGCGGATTTGGTAAAAGAAACTATAGCGAAAGTCGGAGAAAACATTGTTATTAAAAGGTTTATGAGATTCGAACTCGGTCAATAA
- the frr gene encoding ribosome recycling factor: protein MLNEARSRMEAAISHLKNDIAQIRTGRANTSLVSEIVVDAYGSKMMVKELGQITTPEPTVILISPWDKSIITNIVGGITKANIGLNPVVDGDVVRIAIPPLTTERREQFIKQMHGILEEYRVQVRQIRQDVRENLKKQKESGDMSEDEEVRQEAELQKLHDEYIELIEVVGKGKEEELRVI, encoded by the coding sequence ATGTTAAACGAAGCAAGGAGCCGTATGGAAGCGGCAATTTCCCATTTAAAAAACGATATTGCCCAAATAAGAACTGGTAGGGCAAATACTTCTTTAGTTTCCGAAATTGTAGTAGATGCCTATGGGTCTAAGATGATGGTAAAGGAGCTTGGGCAAATTACGACGCCAGAGCCAACGGTTATTTTAATTTCTCCTTGGGACAAATCGATAATCACAAATATCGTTGGTGGTATTACTAAAGCTAACATTGGTCTTAACCCGGTTGTAGATGGGGATGTCGTGCGAATTGCCATTCCGCCGCTTACCACAGAAAGGCGTGAACAGTTTATAAAACAGATGCACGGCATTTTAGAAGAATATCGAGTTCAGGTAAGACAAATAAGACAGGATGTTCGCGAAAACTTGAAAAAACAAAAAGAATCTGGCGATATGAGCGAGGACGAAGAGGTAAGGCAGGAAGCTGAACTGCAAAAACTACATGACGAATATATTGAACTTATTGAAGTTGTTGGCAAAGGCAAGGAAGAAGAGCTAAGGGTGATATAG
- a CDS encoding M50 family metallopeptidase, with product MISVLVFILILSILVILHELGHFIMAKRAGIGVEEFGFGLPPRIWGKKIGETLYSINLLPFGGFVRLVGEDPTDEKKNAKNSYYNKPALQRALVVIAGVVVNFILAVVIFYVVIFSLGFKVSLPLLVDHDFKFVNQSKQVLVTNVAPDSPAAKTGIKPLESIISANGEKVESIEELQSIIRTNRDSQIELVLEDPANNKTRTVSVTPTFDEKVEAPIIGVGLDQLAVLRYETLPQKLFAGFGHSYNTIAYSKAVFGELIGYSLKNRDITPVSEGVSGPVGIASITSQAVKLGPLSVLQLAALLSLNLAVVNVLPIPALDGGRFFFIIIEAITRRRIYPTVEKWVHAVGFVLLIGLIILVTYNDILKLVR from the coding sequence ATGATATCTGTTTTAGTGTTTATTTTAATTCTTTCTATTTTAGTTATCCTGCATGAGCTCGGGCATTTTATTATGGCCAAAAGGGCGGGTATCGGTGTTGAGGAATTCGGGTTCGGGCTGCCGCCCAGAATTTGGGGTAAAAAGATTGGGGAGACTCTCTATTCTATAAACTTGTTACCATTTGGTGGTTTTGTAAGGCTTGTCGGGGAAGACCCTACCGACGAAAAGAAGAATGCGAAGAATAGTTACTACAACAAACCTGCTTTGCAAAGGGCACTCGTTGTTATTGCAGGTGTTGTTGTTAACTTTATCCTCGCTGTTGTGATTTTTTATGTAGTAATTTTCTCTTTAGGATTCAAGGTAAGTTTACCCTTACTAGTCGATCATGATTTTAAATTTGTTAATCAGTCGAAACAAGTTCTGGTTACAAATGTCGCGCCGGATTCTCCTGCAGCGAAAACAGGGATTAAACCGTTGGAATCGATAATTTCTGCAAATGGAGAAAAGGTCGAATCAATCGAAGAACTGCAAAGCATAATCAGGACAAATCGTGATTCGCAAATAGAATTAGTCTTAGAGGATCCCGCAAATAATAAGACAAGGACTGTTTCGGTAACGCCTACTTTTGACGAAAAAGTGGAGGCTCCAATAATTGGAGTGGGGCTAGACCAGCTTGCCGTTTTGAGATACGAAACCTTACCCCAAAAACTTTTTGCGGGATTTGGTCATAGCTACAATACGATTGCTTATTCAAAAGCAGTTTTTGGAGAACTTATTGGTTATTCATTAAAGAATCGTGATATAACGCCCGTTAGCGAGGGGGTTTCTGGACCTGTTGGAATTGCCTCGATTACTTCTCAGGCCGTTAAGCTTGGCCCGCTTTCAGTTTTGCAGCTCGCAGCACTTCTTTCTTTGAACCTTGCTGTTGTAAATGTATTGCCAATTCCGGCGTTGGATGGTGGAAGGTTCTTCTTTATTATTATTGAAGCGATAACTCGCAGGCGAATTTATCCAACTGTGGAAAAATGGGTACACGCGGTGGGATTTGTACTTCTGATCGGTCTGATTATTCTCGTAACTTACAATGATATTCTTAAGTTGGTTAGGTAG
- a CDS encoding His/Gly/Thr/Pro-type tRNA ligase C-terminal domain-containing protein has translation MRYSQLFGKTSRQVPRDEGSINAKLLIRAGFIRKEVAGVYNYLPLGLRVLEKISNIVREEMNAAGGQEVKLVSLQNKDSWEKTGRWKKFDALFQVKSRYKAEYALGPTHEEVIVPIATEFVKSYRDLPFYVYQIQNKFRDEPRAKGGLLRGREFLMKDLYSFHATEAEMLEYYEVMKGAYKKVFERVGLDAIETRADGGTFSEFSDEYQVICESGEDEIIYCPGGDYAENSEIAQAKEGQECVLGHGSLKRAKTIEVGNIFPLRDNFSKTFGLTFKDKDGKEQPVMMGCYGIGISRLMGSIVEVFNDDKGITWPKGVSPYDVHLVHIEDPGTEQWAKETYEKLTKSGIDVLWDDREDASAGQKFADADLIGIPVRLIVSKKTGGSKVEWKERASKDSELISLDEAVKRISSSGQPR, from the coding sequence ATGCGATATAGTCAGCTTTTTGGTAAAACATCACGCCAAGTCCCGAGGGACGAAGGCTCTATTAACGCGAAGCTTTTAATTCGGGCAGGCTTTATTCGTAAAGAAGTTGCGGGAGTTTATAACTATCTGCCGTTGGGACTTCGAGTACTAGAAAAAATCTCCAACATTGTTAGAGAAGAAATGAATGCTGCGGGGGGGCAAGAAGTAAAGCTTGTATCTCTTCAAAACAAAGACAGTTGGGAGAAAACCGGCAGGTGGAAAAAATTCGATGCGCTTTTTCAGGTCAAAAGCAGGTATAAAGCTGAGTATGCTTTGGGCCCGACTCATGAAGAAGTAATCGTGCCGATCGCGACAGAGTTTGTAAAGTCGTATAGAGATTTACCATTTTACGTTTACCAAATACAAAACAAGTTTCGCGACGAACCAAGAGCAAAAGGTGGGCTTTTACGGGGACGTGAGTTTTTAATGAAGGATTTATATTCGTTCCATGCAACAGAAGCTGAAATGTTGGAATATTACGAGGTTATGAAAGGTGCATACAAAAAGGTTTTTGAAAGAGTCGGATTGGACGCTATTGAAACGAGGGCTGACGGAGGGACTTTTTCGGAATTTTCCGACGAATATCAAGTTATTTGTGAAAGTGGCGAAGATGAAATCATTTATTGTCCTGGGGGAGATTATGCGGAGAACTCTGAAATTGCTCAAGCCAAAGAAGGTCAAGAATGCGTTTTGGGTCACGGATCCTTGAAGCGGGCAAAGACTATTGAAGTTGGAAATATTTTTCCGTTAAGGGATAATTTTTCTAAAACTTTTGGCCTCACTTTTAAAGATAAAGATGGAAAAGAACAGCCTGTGATGATGGGTTGTTACGGTATCGGGATTTCCAGGCTGATGGGGTCGATCGTTGAGGTTTTCAATGATGACAAAGGGATTACTTGGCCAAAAGGGGTTAGTCCTTATGACGTTCATCTTGTGCATATTGAAGATCCGGGAACTGAGCAATGGGCAAAAGAAACTTACGAGAAATTAACTAAATCCGGAATTGATGTTTTATGGGATGACAGAGAAGATGCTAGTGCAGGACAAAAATTTGCAGATGCTGATTTAATTGGGATTCCAGTAAGACTTATTGTTTCCAAGAAGACTGGAGGAAGTAAAGTTGAATGGAAAGAAAGAGCGTCCAAAGATAGTGAATTAATAAGTCTGGATGAAGCCGTTAAGAGAATAAGCAGTTCTGGCCAGCCTCGTTAG
- a CDS encoding HIT domain-containing protein: protein MTTKDCIFCKIVSGEIKSNLIAETKKAIAIHDINPVASTHILIIPKKHIDSVLTVSEEDSGDIIELYRVAKKIVEDKKLDAFRLTFNGGKYQHVPHLHMHLISGSKVEWSRL from the coding sequence ATGACCACAAAAGATTGTATTTTTTGCAAAATAGTAAGCGGAGAAATTAAATCTAATTTGATCGCTGAAACTAAAAAGGCGATTGCTATTCATGACATTAACCCTGTTGCTTCAACTCACATTCTTATTATTCCAAAAAAGCATATTGATTCGGTTTTGACAGTAAGCGAGGAAGACAGCGGGGATATAATAGAGTTATATAGAGTTGCGAAAAAGATAGTGGAAGATAAAAAACTTGATGCTTTCAGACTGACTTTTAATGGCGGGAAATATCAACATGTGCCCCATTTGCACATGCATTTGATATCAGGAAGTAAAGTAGAATGGTCAAGACTTTAA
- the rpsU gene encoding 30S ribosomal protein S21 yields MATKVVAQPGESVDSLIRKFNKKVQAEGILMELKKREHYLKPSLKKQQKIQMARKKFIKRKI; encoded by the coding sequence ATGGCTACTAAAGTCGTAGCACAACCAGGCGAATCAGTAGATTCACTAATTAGAAAATTTAACAAAAAGGTCCAAGCCGAAGGAATTTTAATGGAGCTTAAAAAAAGAGAGCATTATCTAAAGCCTTCTTTAAAGAAGCAACAAAAAATTCAGATGGCTCGTAAAAAATTTATTAAGAGAAAGATTTAA
- a CDS encoding GatB/YqeY domain-containing protein — protein MSLLDTINSDLTAAMKARNPTVVSSLRMVLSNLKTAAIAKGADLEDDEIVSEISRVAKRHKESIQAFENAGRAELVEKEKKELAVVSKYLPEQMSDEEVSRIVDEVIAQTGAATIADLGRVMSSAMIKIKGQADGFVVSALVREKLSAK, from the coding sequence ATGTCACTTTTAGATACTATCAATTCTGATTTGACTGCCGCAATGAAGGCGAGGAACCCGACTGTGGTTTCCTCCCTTAGAATGGTGCTTTCAAACCTTAAGACCGCTGCAATTGCCAAGGGTGCAGACTTGGAAGACGACGAAATTGTTTCGGAGATATCAAGAGTGGCGAAGCGACACAAAGAATCGATTCAAGCTTTTGAAAATGCAGGTCGAGCGGAACTTGTTGAAAAAGAAAAAAAGGAACTGGCAGTAGTTTCTAAGTACTTGCCTGAACAAATGAGCGATGAGGAAGTAAGTAGGATTGTAGATGAAGTTATTGCCCAGACGGGTGCCGCGACGATTGCAGATTTGGGCCGTGTAATGAGCAGCGCAATGATTAAGATAAAAGGCCAAGCTGATGGTTTCGTTGTTTCTGCCTTAGTTCGCGAAAAATTATCCGCTAAGTAA